A DNA window from Trichosurus vulpecula isolate mTriVul1 chromosome 2, mTriVul1.pri, whole genome shotgun sequence contains the following coding sequences:
- the LOC118837166 gene encoding peroxisomal multifunctional enzyme type 2-like, translating to MWKEGNRIHFQNKVQETGDIVLSNAYVDLVPISDDLSAKVSSKDGALQSTLVFEEIGHRIKDVGKELVKKVNAVFKWNLTKHGETAAQWTIDLKNGSGELYQGPARGSADTVFTLSDEDFLGVVLGKLNPQKAFFSSKLQVKGNIMLSQKLELILKDYAKL from the coding sequence atgtggaaggaaggaaatagaattCACTTTCAGAACAAGGTCCAAGAAACTGGAGACATTGTCCTTTCAAATGCATATGTGGATCTTGTACCAATATCTGATGATCTCTCAGCTAAGGTATCTTCTAAGGATGGAGCACTTCAGAGCACCCTTGTTTTTGAGGAAATAGGTCATCGCATCAAAGATGTTGGAAAGGAACTAGTGAAGAAGGTGAATGCTGTATTCAAATGGAACCTCACTAAACATGGAGAAACTGCAGCACAATGGACTATTGAcctaaaaaatggctctggagaATTATACCAAGGCCCAGCAAGGGGTTCTGCTGACACAGTCTTTACTCTTTCAGATGAAGACTTCTTGGGGGTTGTTCTGGGCAAGCTTAACCCCCAAAAGGCCTTCTTTAGCAGCAAACTTCAGGTCAAAGGCAACATCATGCTGAGCCAGAAGCTAGAGCTGATTCTTAAAGATTATGCGAAGCTTTGA